In one window of Burkholderia cepacia ATCC 25416 DNA:
- a CDS encoding branched-chain amino acid ABC transporter permease: MIESSKPLPSGAAVSQRVPAWRSALQRPEGWLAVAVVCMLPVALSSGSLATEVLVFALAALGCNLLLGYTGLLSFGQGIFFGLGSYAAGLVLTHGVASVTAALAAATVLGAVAAALVGWFSIRQRGTYFVMLTLAFGQLFYFLAYTTPDVTGGDNGLLDIPRPALAAFGHPLVSLDSPWRYYGFVAVLFVAVFWLLLRVSRSVFGRTLLAIRDNEARAAAAGYDVKRFKLAAFVLSGAVTGFAGALHALMTGIAPLSNIDYHTSEMILVMTVIGGTGNLFASVLGAAFYVLFADWLSTLWPRWLLLLGLVLIAVSLFMQRGLWGLGERVVASLRRGGRTEQTTEERQ, translated from the coding sequence ATGATCGAATCGTCGAAACCGCTGCCGTCGGGAGCGGCAGTCTCGCAGCGCGTGCCTGCATGGCGCTCTGCGTTGCAACGCCCGGAGGGCTGGCTCGCGGTGGCCGTCGTGTGCATGCTGCCGGTCGCGCTGAGCTCGGGCTCGCTCGCGACCGAAGTGCTGGTGTTCGCGCTCGCCGCGCTCGGCTGCAACCTGCTGCTGGGCTATACGGGGCTGTTGTCATTCGGGCAGGGCATCTTCTTCGGGCTCGGCAGCTACGCGGCGGGGCTGGTGCTGACGCACGGCGTCGCATCGGTGACCGCTGCGCTCGCTGCAGCCACCGTGCTCGGAGCCGTCGCGGCGGCGCTCGTCGGCTGGTTCTCGATCCGGCAGCGTGGCACCTACTTCGTGATGCTGACGCTCGCGTTCGGGCAGCTGTTCTACTTTCTCGCCTACACGACGCCGGACGTCACGGGCGGCGACAACGGGCTGCTCGACATCCCGCGTCCCGCGCTCGCCGCGTTCGGGCATCCGCTCGTTTCACTCGATTCGCCGTGGCGCTACTACGGCTTCGTCGCGGTGCTGTTTGTCGCGGTGTTCTGGCTGCTGTTGCGCGTGTCGCGCTCCGTGTTCGGCCGCACGCTGCTCGCGATCCGCGACAACGAGGCGCGCGCGGCGGCGGCCGGCTACGACGTGAAGCGCTTCAAGCTTGCGGCGTTCGTGCTTTCGGGGGCGGTCACGGGTTTCGCGGGTGCGCTGCACGCGTTGATGACGGGCATCGCGCCGCTGTCGAACATCGACTATCACACGAGCGAGATGATCCTCGTGATGACGGTGATCGGCGGCACGGGCAACCTGTTCGCGTCGGTGCTCGGCGCGGCATTCTACGTGCTGTTCGCGGACTGGCTGTCGACGCTGTGGCCGCGCTGGCTGCTGCTGCTCGGCCTCGTGCTGATCGCGGTCAGCCTGTTCATGCAGCGCGGGTTGTGGGGATTGGGTGAACGCGTCGTGGCGTCGCTGCGGCGCGGCGGACGCACGGAGCAGACGACCGAGGAGCGGCAATGA
- a CDS encoding M81 family metallopeptidase, whose protein sequence is MKILIARMNHETNTFSPVPTPLAAFGRNGPDWGDDAYRANRGMRTAMAAFLDAAEREGAGIVTPVSAAANPSGPVAADAYAAICDAIVAAAPGCDAVMLDLHGAMVAEQSADGEGDLLARVRAALPDAPIAVALDLHANVTQKMVDHADVIVSFKTYPHVDMYETGEHAARLLFDRLHGRARPVLAWRQPPLMTSTLRSASAEGAMKRAVEAARAAEADGMLAVSVLPGFSLADIPAPCISVVVVADGDRAGADAVAERIARQIWDARDEFVYRSAPLTESVAQAAALARGADRPVLMLDHGDNCMSGGPCDTMDLLEAALAHGLDGIVSGPLCDPQAVAALIDAGVGATVTVPVGNRLPSHGGVRREPFRATGVVRALTDGEYVITGPTYTGQRAYMGRTAVLDIGAATLVITERTQEPWDLGVFESVGVDPRRARFLLLKSRMYCRPVFVPIAAALVECDSRGVTGSDYGLFHYERLARPVYPLDDVGEWPFGARRTG, encoded by the coding sequence ATGAAGATCCTGATCGCCCGGATGAACCACGAGACGAACACGTTCTCGCCGGTGCCGACGCCGCTCGCCGCGTTCGGCCGCAACGGCCCCGACTGGGGCGACGACGCGTATCGCGCGAATCGCGGGATGCGCACCGCGATGGCCGCGTTCCTCGACGCGGCCGAGCGTGAAGGCGCCGGGATCGTCACGCCCGTGTCGGCGGCCGCGAACCCGAGCGGGCCGGTTGCGGCCGACGCGTATGCGGCGATCTGCGACGCGATCGTCGCGGCCGCGCCCGGCTGCGACGCGGTGATGCTCGACCTGCACGGTGCGATGGTGGCCGAGCAGAGCGCGGACGGCGAGGGCGACCTTCTCGCGCGTGTGCGCGCGGCGCTGCCCGATGCGCCGATCGCGGTCGCGCTCGACCTGCATGCGAACGTCACGCAGAAGATGGTCGATCACGCGGATGTGATCGTCAGTTTCAAGACTTATCCGCACGTCGACATGTACGAGACCGGCGAGCATGCGGCACGGTTGCTATTCGACCGGCTTCACGGTCGCGCGCGGCCCGTGCTCGCATGGCGGCAGCCGCCGCTGATGACGTCGACGCTGCGCAGCGCGAGCGCCGAAGGCGCGATGAAGCGCGCGGTGGAGGCCGCGCGCGCGGCCGAGGCCGACGGGATGCTCGCGGTATCGGTGCTGCCGGGTTTCTCGCTCGCGGACATTCCCGCGCCGTGCATCAGCGTCGTGGTGGTGGCCGATGGCGACCGCGCCGGGGCCGACGCGGTCGCCGAGCGCATCGCACGGCAGATCTGGGACGCGCGCGACGAATTCGTCTATCGCAGCGCGCCGCTTACCGAATCGGTCGCGCAGGCCGCGGCGCTCGCGCGTGGCGCGGACCGGCCCGTGCTGATGCTCGACCACGGCGACAACTGCATGTCGGGCGGCCCGTGCGACACGATGGACCTGCTCGAGGCCGCGCTCGCGCACGGGCTCGACGGCATCGTCAGCGGGCCGCTGTGCGACCCGCAGGCCGTCGCCGCGCTGATCGACGCGGGCGTCGGCGCGACCGTGACGGTGCCGGTCGGCAACCGCCTGCCGTCGCACGGCGGCGTGCGGCGCGAGCCGTTTCGCGCGACCGGCGTCGTGCGTGCGCTCACCGACGGCGAATACGTGATCACGGGGCCGACTTACACGGGCCAGCGCGCATACATGGGCCGCACGGCCGTGCTCGATATCGGCGCGGCCACGCTCGTCATCACCGAGCGTACGCAGGAGCCGTGGGACCTCGGCGTGTTCGAGAGCGTCGGCGTCGATCCGCGCCGCGCACGCTTCCTGCTGCTGAAATCGCGGATGTATTGCCGGCCGGTGTTCGTGCCGATCGCGGCCGCGCTGGTCGAGTGCGACAGCCGCGGCGTGACGGGCTCGGACTACGGGCTGTTTCACTACGAGCGGCTGGCGCGGCCGGTGTATCCGCTCGACGACGTCGGCGAGTGGCCGTTCGGCGCGCGACGGACGGGTTGA
- a CDS encoding ABC transporter ATP-binding protein, whose protein sequence is MMLDVKEVHAYYGKSHVLQGISLNVNEGETVTLLGRNGAGKSTTLKTIAGVVAPTGGTVTFVGRSLSGQPAHRIATRGLCFVPEHRGIFRLLSVEENLLLGARRDSPWQLDDIYRIFPRLKERRRNGGAQLSGGEQQMLAIGRALMNHPRLLMLDEPVEGLAPVIVEEIVAQLKQIKAAGVAILLVEQNLEVCTQLADRHFVIEQGVIVYEGSNAAFAADHEVKDRYLGVGVA, encoded by the coding sequence ATGATGCTCGACGTGAAGGAGGTTCATGCGTACTACGGCAAGAGTCACGTGCTGCAGGGCATTTCGCTGAACGTGAACGAAGGCGAGACGGTGACGCTGCTGGGGCGCAACGGTGCGGGCAAGTCGACGACGCTCAAGACCATCGCCGGTGTCGTGGCACCAACCGGTGGCACGGTGACGTTCGTGGGCCGTTCGCTGTCCGGGCAGCCCGCACACCGGATCGCCACGCGCGGGCTGTGCTTCGTGCCCGAGCATCGCGGGATTTTCCGGCTGCTGTCGGTCGAGGAAAACCTGCTGCTCGGCGCGCGCCGGGATTCGCCGTGGCAGCTCGACGACATCTACCGGATCTTTCCGCGCCTGAAGGAGCGCCGCCGCAACGGCGGTGCGCAGCTGTCGGGCGGCGAGCAGCAGATGCTCGCGATCGGCCGCGCGCTGATGAACCACCCGCGGCTGCTGATGCTCGACGAGCCGGTCGAGGGGCTCGCGCCGGTGATCGTCGAGGAGATCGTCGCGCAGTTGAAGCAGATCAAGGCGGCCGGCGTCGCGATCCTGCTCGTCGAACAGAACCTCGAAGTGTGCACGCAGCTCGCGGACCGCCACTTCGTGATCGAACAGGGCGTGATCGTCTATGAAGGCAGCAACGCGGCGTTCGCGGCCGATCACGAGGTGAAGGACCGTTACCTGGGCGTCGGCGTCGCGTAA
- a CDS encoding beta-propeller fold lactonase family protein, which produces MHSNSFRPRSARLLAALTLATTAVAAHAADWIVSGNDGKYQRVEGRDTYLASPPADTLTLLDASTFPPKVARQVDVENGIQGPPQAVAITPDAKLALVGAPTRYDTAAKQLVFDTFLQVVNLDAAPPSVTRIELGTHPQGIAIDRSGKLALVANVDGSVSILRIDGTQVTLDGSLKIGKKRLAGISFTHDGKHALVSLRDEQGIAVLNVDDGKVTDSGSRLSTGVAPYTIDVSSDNRWAVVSNVGLAGLPGYTGTLAGDADSVALIDVSRVPFRTVQYLTVPSLPEGVAISPDGKWIAVQAMDGSNLTADNPGRHKIGKVLLFEIRNGQAVKVSEVPGGEAAQGIVFTADSRHVIVQFNVERQLAFYAVEGGKLRDTGKRIALTGGPSSLRTLPR; this is translated from the coding sequence ATGCATTCGAATTCCTTCCGCCCGCGCAGCGCGCGCCTGCTCGCCGCGCTGACCCTCGCCACGACGGCCGTTGCCGCGCACGCCGCCGACTGGATCGTGTCCGGCAACGACGGCAAGTACCAGCGCGTCGAGGGCCGCGACACCTATCTCGCTTCGCCGCCCGCCGACACGCTGACGCTGCTCGACGCCAGCACGTTCCCGCCGAAGGTCGCGCGGCAGGTCGACGTCGAGAACGGCATCCAGGGGCCGCCGCAGGCCGTCGCGATCACGCCCGACGCGAAGCTCGCGCTTGTCGGCGCGCCGACGCGCTACGACACGGCCGCGAAGCAGCTCGTGTTCGACACGTTCCTGCAGGTCGTGAATCTCGACGCCGCGCCGCCGTCGGTCACGCGCATCGAGCTCGGCACGCATCCGCAAGGGATCGCGATCGACCGCTCGGGCAAGCTCGCGCTCGTCGCGAACGTCGACGGCAGCGTGTCGATCCTTCGCATCGACGGCACACAGGTGACGCTCGACGGCAGCCTGAAGATCGGCAAGAAGCGGCTGGCCGGGATCAGCTTCACGCACGACGGCAAGCATGCGCTCGTGTCGCTGCGCGACGAGCAGGGCATCGCGGTGCTGAACGTCGACGACGGCAAGGTGACCGACAGCGGGTCGCGCCTGAGCACGGGTGTCGCGCCTTACACGATCGACGTGTCGAGCGACAACCGCTGGGCCGTCGTCAGCAACGTGGGGCTGGCCGGGCTGCCGGGTTATACGGGCACGCTCGCGGGCGATGCCGATTCGGTCGCGCTGATCGACGTGTCGCGCGTGCCGTTCCGCACGGTCCAGTACCTGACGGTGCCGTCGCTGCCGGAAGGCGTCGCGATTTCGCCGGACGGGAAGTGGATCGCCGTGCAGGCGATGGACGGCTCGAACCTGACGGCCGACAATCCGGGCCGCCACAAGATCGGCAAGGTGCTGCTGTTCGAAATCCGCAACGGGCAGGCCGTGAAGGTGAGCGAGGTGCCCGGCGGCGAAGCCGCGCAAGGCATCGTGTTCACCGCGGACAGCCGGCACGTGATCGTGCAGTTCAACGTCGAGCGGCAACTGGCGTTCTATGCGGTGGAAGGCGGCAAGCTGCGCGATACGGGCAAGCGGATCGCGCTGACGGGTGGACCGTCGTCGCTGCGGACGTTGCCGCGCTGA
- a CDS encoding Zn-dependent hydrolase yields MQVQDSTPGVAASGLRVDGARLWDSLMRLARIGATDKGGVCRLALTELDREARDLFVAWAKETGCTVRVDAIGNIFARRAGERDDLPPVTTGSHIDTQPTGGKFDGNYGVLAGLEVLRTLDDAGVRTRAPLEVAVWTNEEGSRFVPVMMGSGVFAGAFTLDHALAQSDRDGVSVRDALAAIGYAGHADGGHGAHPVGAYFEAHIEQGPVLEAHDTTIGVVEGALGQRWYDVTVHGMEAHAGPTPMALRRDALLVAADLVRAVNAIALAHPPHGRGTVGWVDVHPNSRNVIPGRVTLTVDLRAADDATLTAMDAQLRAACADLGAAADMRIDVEQVVYFPPQPFDATLVEQVRAGANALGMSSMNVISGAGHDAVYLARVAPTAMIFVPCKDGISHNEIEDADPVHLEAGCNVLLQAMLGAAGIAKGSTR; encoded by the coding sequence ATGCAAGTTCAGGATTCGACACCGGGCGTCGCGGCGTCCGGCTTGCGCGTCGACGGCGCGCGGCTGTGGGACAGCCTGATGCGTCTCGCGCGGATCGGCGCGACCGACAAGGGCGGCGTATGCCGCCTCGCGCTCACCGAACTCGATCGCGAGGCACGCGACCTGTTTGTCGCGTGGGCGAAGGAAACCGGCTGCACGGTGCGCGTCGATGCGATCGGCAACATCTTCGCGCGGCGGGCCGGCGAACGCGACGACCTGCCGCCCGTGACGACGGGCAGCCATATCGACACGCAGCCGACCGGCGGCAAGTTCGACGGCAACTACGGCGTGCTCGCGGGCCTCGAAGTGCTGCGCACGCTCGACGACGCGGGCGTGCGCACGCGCGCGCCGCTCGAGGTCGCCGTCTGGACCAACGAGGAAGGCTCGCGCTTCGTGCCCGTGATGATGGGCTCCGGCGTGTTCGCGGGCGCGTTCACGCTCGACCATGCGCTCGCGCAAAGCGATCGCGACGGCGTGTCGGTGCGCGACGCACTTGCCGCGATCGGGTATGCGGGCCATGCGGACGGCGGGCACGGCGCGCATCCGGTCGGCGCGTATTTCGAAGCGCATATCGAGCAGGGGCCGGTGCTGGAGGCGCACGACACGACGATCGGCGTGGTCGAGGGCGCACTCGGGCAGCGCTGGTACGACGTGACCGTGCACGGCATGGAGGCGCACGCGGGCCCGACGCCGATGGCGTTGCGACGCGACGCGCTGCTGGTCGCGGCCGATCTGGTGCGCGCGGTGAACGCCATTGCGCTCGCGCATCCGCCGCACGGACGCGGCACGGTCGGCTGGGTCGACGTGCACCCGAATTCGCGCAACGTGATTCCGGGCCGCGTGACGCTGACCGTCGACCTGCGCGCGGCTGACGACGCGACGCTGACGGCGATGGATGCGCAACTGCGCGCGGCGTGCGCCGACCTGGGCGCAGCGGCCGACATGCGGATCGACGTCGAGCAGGTCGTGTATTTTCCGCCGCAGCCGTTCGATGCGACGCTGGTCGAGCAGGTTCGCGCCGGCGCGAACGCGCTCGGGATGTCGTCGATGAACGTGATCAGCGGCGCGGGCCACGACGCTGTGTATCTCGCGCGCGTTGCGCCGACCGCGATGATCTTCGTGCCGTGCAAGGACGGGATCAGCCACAACGAGATCGAGGACGCCGATCCGGTGCATCTGGAAGCCGGCTGCAACGTGCTGCTGCAGGCGATGCTGGGCGCGGCCGGGATCGCGAAGGGCAGTACACGATGA
- a CDS encoding ABC transporter ATP-binding protein: MSEAILEARGIVKRYGKFTALGGVDLRIMPRTVHSVIGPNGAGKTTLFHTLTGTLPITSGSILFDGHDVSREPDHKRVRRGIARSFQVTSLFPNLSVRENLRVAAQGVESRRALNPWTPPRGALAHDGIVDDVLERLGLQRFADTAAGVLSHGQQRRLEVGMALAARPRAIFLDEPTSGMGIDDLDDMKALIRGLRDDYTVVLIEHNMGIVMDISDTITVMQQGRVLVEGKPDAIRGDERVRSAYLGNMITGGRA, translated from the coding sequence ATGAGCGAAGCGATTCTCGAAGCGCGCGGCATCGTCAAGCGCTACGGCAAGTTCACGGCGCTGGGCGGCGTCGATCTGCGGATCATGCCGCGCACCGTGCATTCGGTGATCGGGCCGAACGGTGCGGGCAAGACCACGTTGTTCCATACGCTGACGGGCACATTGCCGATCACGTCGGGCTCGATCCTGTTCGACGGTCACGACGTGTCGCGCGAACCCGATCACAAGCGCGTGCGGCGCGGCATCGCGCGCTCGTTCCAGGTGACGAGCCTGTTTCCGAACCTGAGCGTGCGCGAGAACCTGCGCGTTGCCGCGCAGGGCGTCGAATCGCGGCGCGCGCTGAATCCGTGGACGCCGCCGCGCGGTGCGCTTGCGCACGACGGCATTGTCGACGACGTGCTCGAGCGGCTCGGCCTGCAGCGCTTCGCCGATACGGCGGCCGGCGTGCTGTCGCACGGCCAGCAGCGCCGGCTCGAGGTCGGGATGGCGCTGGCGGCGCGACCGCGCGCGATCTTTCTCGACGAGCCGACGTCGGGCATGGGGATCGACGATCTCGACGACATGAAGGCGCTGATCCGCGGCCTGCGCGACGACTACACGGTCGTGCTGATCGAACACAACATGGGCATCGTGATGGACATCTCGGACACGATTACGGTGATGCAGCAGGGCCGCGTGCTGGTCGAAGGCAAACCCGACGCGATTCGCGGCGACGAGCGCGTGCGCAGCGCGTATCTCGGCAACATGATCACGGGAGGCCGCGCATGA
- a CDS encoding GH92 family glycosyl hydrolase, giving the protein MRHPRLLLVATLTCAALAACGGDDVNSVQTASNGAGDTPSTVPPSSDPSRPPQPDQPAPPRRTNMQLTRFVNPLIGTQVNSDSGYAGNVSPGAMVPFGMVNFGPNTPRYNFNGSGGYLSTGGAGGTIDFFSVTHLSGVGCPGQGTVAMLPADAAKAIASGGRPTGIGYSYADETAEPGYYKVRLANGIVTELSATARSGIARFTYTDKDKGFFSIDAKLNGNSDSGSTKVTASNVALALASDGRSMSGQAVAPAFCTPYGTVWNAPVYFYATFDKPLRKQAGTSAVNTVSNGAATLQFDLTDTDRTVTVKVGVSSVSIQNAQANLKAEGEKLAFDDARNNASGLWNDRLNTIQIDQAAAPASLNATQKANLTKFYTALYRVFGTPTLYSDTNGEFRSMRQPKNASGGYPASVDQTGTVPQRATAKVGDYAFRRTDGSQGGAGNHYTGFSLWDTYRSQTQLLALLAPKETSDMMQSLVVDGLQCGAFPHWVDGSDDSTPMAGDNALNVIAGAYKFGATDFDLVSAARLTKQSVFDPSSACNDRASAAGLANFLTAHYLSQGDDGHSSSATIERVLSDRSAAAFLQALPASVLNAPSVGVTPDNIGTLYTRAGWWRNIFDYTNKVIAARNAPPAGSAPGTLGTLVQGSFHESTEPNYFWTFAQDWSALIDAIGGKQAAVARLNTLFAITTPFSTVPASGDLNGGESSTGLYIGNEPSFQSPWGYNWAGQPSGAQYILPIIMSKAFTTARDGLPGNDDMGATSSWYVWAALGMFPVIPSEAGLALSTPQFSGITVWFGNGKTLRLESDKQVAMDGAGHPSFAYIQSLKVNGADYAGSWLPLGKIANGGTMRYTLSAAPTQWAAADNLTPPSGPNADYTQMTAGSPSTVMRMRRAGAQ; this is encoded by the coding sequence ATGAGACATCCACGACTCTTGCTCGTCGCCACGCTGACTTGCGCGGCGCTTGCCGCGTGCGGCGGCGACGACGTGAACAGCGTTCAGACGGCCAGCAACGGCGCGGGAGACACGCCGTCGACCGTGCCGCCGTCCTCGGACCCTTCCCGGCCGCCGCAGCCCGATCAGCCGGCGCCGCCCAGGCGCACCAACATGCAGCTGACCCGGTTCGTCAACCCGCTCATCGGCACGCAGGTCAACTCGGACTCGGGCTACGCGGGGAACGTGAGCCCTGGCGCGATGGTGCCGTTCGGGATGGTGAATTTCGGGCCCAATACGCCGCGCTACAACTTCAACGGCTCGGGCGGCTACCTGTCGACGGGTGGGGCGGGCGGCACGATCGACTTCTTCAGCGTGACGCACCTGAGCGGTGTCGGGTGCCCGGGGCAGGGCACGGTCGCGATGCTGCCGGCCGATGCGGCGAAGGCGATCGCGTCGGGCGGCCGGCCGACCGGAATCGGGTACAGCTATGCGGATGAAACGGCCGAACCCGGGTACTACAAGGTCCGCCTCGCGAACGGCATCGTCACGGAGCTGAGCGCGACGGCGCGCTCCGGCATCGCGCGCTTCACGTACACGGACAAGGACAAGGGTTTCTTCTCGATCGACGCGAAGCTGAACGGCAACAGCGATTCGGGCAGCACGAAGGTCACCGCCAGCAACGTCGCGCTGGCGCTCGCGAGCGACGGCAGGTCGATGAGCGGGCAGGCCGTCGCGCCGGCGTTCTGCACGCCGTACGGCACGGTGTGGAACGCGCCCGTGTATTTCTACGCGACCTTCGACAAGCCGCTGCGCAAGCAGGCGGGCACGTCGGCGGTGAATACCGTCAGCAACGGCGCGGCGACGCTGCAATTCGACCTGACCGACACCGACCGCACCGTCACCGTGAAGGTCGGGGTCTCGTCCGTCAGTATCCAGAATGCGCAGGCCAACCTGAAAGCCGAAGGCGAAAAGCTCGCGTTCGACGACGCGCGCAACAACGCGTCCGGCTTGTGGAACGACCGGCTCAACACGATCCAGATCGACCAGGCCGCCGCGCCCGCATCGCTGAACGCGACGCAGAAGGCGAACCTGACGAAGTTCTACACCGCGCTCTATCGCGTGTTCGGCACGCCGACGCTCTACAGCGACACGAACGGCGAATTCCGCAGCATGCGCCAGCCGAAGAACGCGAGCGGCGGCTATCCGGCGTCGGTCGACCAGACCGGCACTGTGCCGCAGCGCGCGACGGCAAAGGTCGGCGACTACGCATTCCGGCGCACCGACGGCTCGCAGGGCGGCGCGGGCAACCACTACACGGGCTTCTCGCTGTGGGATACGTACCGGTCGCAAACGCAGTTGCTGGCGCTGCTCGCGCCAAAGGAAACGAGCGACATGATGCAGTCGCTCGTGGTCGACGGGCTTCAGTGCGGCGCGTTCCCGCACTGGGTCGACGGCAGCGACGACTCGACGCCGATGGCCGGCGACAACGCGCTGAACGTGATCGCCGGCGCGTACAAGTTCGGCGCGACCGATTTCGATCTGGTGTCGGCCGCGCGGCTGACGAAGCAGTCGGTGTTCGATCCGTCGAGCGCATGCAACGACCGCGCAAGCGCTGCGGGCCTCGCCAACTTCCTGACGGCCCACTACCTGTCGCAGGGCGACGACGGTCACTCGTCTTCGGCCACCATCGAGCGCGTGCTGAGCGACCGTTCCGCGGCCGCGTTCCTGCAGGCATTGCCCGCCAGTGTGCTGAACGCGCCGTCGGTCGGCGTGACGCCCGACAACATCGGCACGCTGTACACGCGGGCCGGGTGGTGGCGCAACATCTTCGACTACACGAACAAGGTGATCGCCGCGCGCAATGCGCCGCCGGCCGGCTCGGCGCCCGGCACGCTGGGGACGCTCGTGCAGGGTTCGTTCCATGAATCGACCGAGCCGAATTACTTCTGGACCTTCGCGCAGGACTGGAGCGCGCTGATCGACGCGATCGGCGGCAAGCAGGCGGCCGTCGCGCGGCTGAACACGCTGTTTGCGATCACGACGCCGTTCTCGACCGTGCCGGCCTCCGGCGACCTGAACGGCGGCGAATCGTCCACCGGCCTGTACATCGGCAACGAACCGTCGTTCCAGTCGCCGTGGGGCTACAACTGGGCCGGGCAGCCGAGCGGTGCGCAGTACATCCTGCCGATCATCATGTCGAAGGCGTTCACGACCGCGCGCGACGGGCTGCCGGGCAACGACGACATGGGGGCGACGTCGAGCTGGTACGTGTGGGCGGCACTCGGCATGTTCCCGGTGATTCCGTCGGAGGCGGGGCTCGCGCTGTCCACGCCGCAGTTCAGCGGGATCACCGTCTGGTTCGGCAACGGCAAGACGCTGCGGCTCGAAAGCGACAAGCAGGTGGCGATGGACGGTGCGGGGCACCCGTCGTTTGCGTATATCCAGTCGCTGAAGGTGAACGGCGCGGACTACGCGGGCTCATGGCTGCCGCTGGGCAAGATCGCCAATGGCGGCACGATGCGCTACACGCTGTCGGCGGCGCCGACGCAATGGGCGGCCGCTGACAACCTGACGCCGCCGTCCGGGCCGAACGCGGACTATACGCAGATGACGGCCGGCAGTCCGTCGACGGTGATGCGCATGCGCCGGGCCGGCGCGCAGTGA